One window of the Seriola aureovittata isolate HTS-2021-v1 ecotype China chromosome 22, ASM2101889v1, whole genome shotgun sequence genome contains the following:
- the tnnt2e gene encoding troponin T2e, cardiac isoform X2, producing MELLHIIKFSLFHTTSEPPTAEEPAEEESPAADEDDSKPKPKAFAPPITVPKIPEGDKVDFDDIQKKRQEKDLTELQSLIEAHFIQRKKDEEELIALVNRIEKRRAERAEQQRIRAEQEKERQVRVAEEKERKELEEARKKLDEDAKKKKALTNMTQQYGGVQQRQDGKKGAKKQTEREKKKKILAERRKPLNIDHLNEDKLKEKANELWQWLLTLEAEKFDLGEKLKRQKYDINVLQTRINEQQKFAKGRGKGKGRLR from the exons ATGGAATTGTTGCATATAAtcaaattttcattatttcacacCACCTCAGAACCTCCCACCGCTGAAG AGCCTGCAGAGGAAG AGTCTCCAGCTGCAGATGAAG ATGACTCAAAACCCAAACCAAA GGCATTTGCTCCGCCTATAACTGTGCCAAAGATACCAGAGGGAGATAAAGTCGACTTTGAC GACATCCAAAAGAAGCGTCAGGAGAAGGATCTGACAGAGCTGCAGTCTCTGATCGAGGCCCACTTCATTCAGAGGAAGAAGGACGAGGAGGAGCTCATCGCTCTCGTTAACAGGATT GAGAAGCGTCGTGCTGAGAGGGCTGAACAGCAGAGGATCCGTGCcgagcaggagaaggagaggcagGTTCGCGTTGCT gaagagaaggagaggaaggagctggaggaggcaCGTAAGAAGCTGGATGAAGAcgccaagaagaaaaaagctcTGACAAACATGACTCAGCAGTATGGTGGCGTCCAACAGAGG CAAGATGGCAAGAAGGGAGCTAAGAagcagacggagagagagaagaagaagaagatcctggcagagaggaggaagccTCTCAACATTGACCATCTCAATGAGGACAAATTGAA GGAGAAGGCCAATGAGCTGTGGCAGTGGCTGCTGACACTGGAGGCTGAGAAGTTTGACCTTGGCGAGAAattgaagagacagaaatatgat ATCAATGTGCTCCAGACCCGAATCAATGAGCAGCAGAAGTT CGCCAAAGGAAGAGGCAAGGGCAAGGGCAGGCTGAGATAG
- the tnnt2e gene encoding troponin T2e, cardiac isoform X3: protein MELLHIIKFSLFHTTSEPPTAEEPAEEESPAADEDDSKPKPKAFAPPITVPKIPEGDKVDFDDIQKKRQEKDLTELQSLIEAHFIQRKKDEEELIALVNRIEKRRAERAEQQRIRAEQEKERQVRVAEEKERKELEEARKKLDEDAKKKKALTNMTQQYGGVQQRQDGKKGAKKQTEREKKKKILAERRKPLNIDHLNEDKLKEKANELWQWLLTLEAEKFDLGEKLKRQKYDINLLQARVQDHQSAKGRGKGKGRLR, encoded by the exons ATGGAATTGTTGCATATAAtcaaattttcattatttcacacCACCTCAGAACCTCCCACCGCTGAAG AGCCTGCAGAGGAAG AGTCTCCAGCTGCAGATGAAG ATGACTCAAAACCCAAACCAAA GGCATTTGCTCCGCCTATAACTGTGCCAAAGATACCAGAGGGAGATAAAGTCGACTTTGAC GACATCCAAAAGAAGCGTCAGGAGAAGGATCTGACAGAGCTGCAGTCTCTGATCGAGGCCCACTTCATTCAGAGGAAGAAGGACGAGGAGGAGCTCATCGCTCTCGTTAACAGGATT GAGAAGCGTCGTGCTGAGAGGGCTGAACAGCAGAGGATCCGTGCcgagcaggagaaggagaggcagGTTCGCGTTGCT gaagagaaggagaggaaggagctggaggaggcaCGTAAGAAGCTGGATGAAGAcgccaagaagaaaaaagctcTGACAAACATGACTCAGCAGTATGGTGGCGTCCAACAGAGG CAAGATGGCAAGAAGGGAGCTAAGAagcagacggagagagagaagaagaagaagatcctggcagagaggaggaagccTCTCAACATTGACCATCTCAATGAGGACAAATTGAA GGAGAAGGCCAATGAGCTGTGGCAGTGGCTGCTGACACTGGAGGCTGAGAAGTTTGACCTTGGCGAGAAattgaagagacagaaatatgat ATCAATCTGCTCCAGGCTCGCGTTCAGGACCACCAAAG CGCCAAAGGAAGAGGCAAGGGCAAGGGCAGGCTGAGATAG
- the tnnt2e gene encoding troponin T2e, cardiac isoform X1, translating to MELLHIIKFSLFHTTSEPPTAEEPAEEESPAADEDDSKPKPKAFAPPITVPKIPEGDKVDFDDIQKKRQEKDLTELQSLIEAHFIQRKKDEEELIALVNRIEKRRAERAEQQRIRAEQEKERQVRVAEEKERKELEEARKKLDEDAKKKKALTNMTQQYGGVQQRQDGKKGAKKQTEREKKKKILAERRKPLNIDHLNEDKLKEKANELWQWLLTLEAEKFDLGEKLKRQKYDINVLQTRINEQQKLSICSRLAFRTTKAPKEEARARAG from the exons ATGGAATTGTTGCATATAAtcaaattttcattatttcacacCACCTCAGAACCTCCCACCGCTGAAG AGCCTGCAGAGGAAG AGTCTCCAGCTGCAGATGAAG ATGACTCAAAACCCAAACCAAA GGCATTTGCTCCGCCTATAACTGTGCCAAAGATACCAGAGGGAGATAAAGTCGACTTTGAC GACATCCAAAAGAAGCGTCAGGAGAAGGATCTGACAGAGCTGCAGTCTCTGATCGAGGCCCACTTCATTCAGAGGAAGAAGGACGAGGAGGAGCTCATCGCTCTCGTTAACAGGATT GAGAAGCGTCGTGCTGAGAGGGCTGAACAGCAGAGGATCCGTGCcgagcaggagaaggagaggcagGTTCGCGTTGCT gaagagaaggagaggaaggagctggaggaggcaCGTAAGAAGCTGGATGAAGAcgccaagaagaaaaaagctcTGACAAACATGACTCAGCAGTATGGTGGCGTCCAACAGAGG CAAGATGGCAAGAAGGGAGCTAAGAagcagacggagagagagaagaagaagaagatcctggcagagaggaggaagccTCTCAACATTGACCATCTCAATGAGGACAAATTGAA GGAGAAGGCCAATGAGCTGTGGCAGTGGCTGCTGACACTGGAGGCTGAGAAGTTTGACCTTGGCGAGAAattgaagagacagaaatatgat ATCAATGTGCTCCAGACCCGAATCAATGAGCAGCAGAAGTT ATCAATCTGCTCCAGGCTCGCGTTCAGGACCACCAAAG CGCCAAAGGAAGAGGCAAGGGCAAGGGCAGGCTGA